The proteins below are encoded in one region of Micromonospora sp. DSM 45708:
- a CDS encoding helix-turn-helix transcriptional regulator — MGKKLRLVGSGEIRTMLGGVSRQRVYQITNRRDFPEPVATLQMGNVWLAEDVEAWIAARRGDLD, encoded by the coding sequence ATGGGCAAGAAGCTGCGTCTGGTGGGTTCGGGCGAGATCCGAACCATGCTCGGCGGCGTCTCCCGGCAGCGCGTCTACCAGATCACCAATCGGCGCGACTTCCCTGAACCTGTGGCCACGCTTCAGATGGGCAACGTCTGGCTTGCCGAGGACGTCGAGGCGTGGATCGCTGCCAGGCGCGGGGACCTGGACTAG
- a CDS encoding serine hydrolase domain-containing protein translates to MRDRLDHALRAGQLDGLHAVVAVRGDEIVLEHYGVGEDFTWERSLGVVEFGPGTLHDIRSVTKSVTALLYGIALGDGLVPAPEEPLLPKFPHYPDLAADPARARLTVAHALTMSLGLEWREDLPYDSPANAEIAMELAPDRYRYILERPVVEPPGTRWAYCGGATALLGRLIADGTGQSLPEYAQATLFGPLGISRHEWTAGPDGVASAASGLRLAPRDLARLGELVLRDGVWQGRRLVPADWLRTMLQPRLQTEWGARYGYHWYLDSVAGHELAAAMGNGGQRLYVLPDLDLTVAVTAGNYDDPDQWRTPLALLEQVILAEAG, encoded by the coding sequence ATGCGGGACAGACTGGACCACGCGCTGCGTGCCGGCCAACTCGACGGCCTGCACGCCGTCGTGGCGGTTCGCGGCGACGAGATCGTGTTGGAACACTACGGCGTCGGCGAGGACTTCACCTGGGAACGGTCACTGGGCGTCGTGGAGTTCGGGCCCGGGACGCTGCACGACATCCGCTCGGTCACCAAGAGCGTGACCGCGCTGCTGTACGGCATCGCGCTGGGCGACGGGCTGGTCCCGGCGCCGGAGGAGCCGCTGCTGCCGAAGTTTCCCCACTATCCCGACCTGGCGGCCGATCCCGCGCGTGCCCGGCTCACCGTCGCGCACGCGCTGACCATGTCACTCGGGCTGGAATGGCGCGAGGACCTTCCGTACGACAGCCCGGCCAACGCCGAGATCGCGATGGAGCTGGCACCGGACCGGTACCGGTACATCCTGGAACGACCTGTCGTCGAGCCGCCCGGCACCCGATGGGCCTACTGCGGCGGCGCCACCGCCCTGCTCGGCCGGCTGATTGCCGACGGCACCGGGCAGTCGCTGCCGGAGTACGCGCAGGCGACGCTGTTCGGCCCGCTGGGCATCAGCCGCCACGAGTGGACGGCCGGCCCGGACGGGGTGGCCTCCGCCGCGTCCGGGCTGCGACTCGCGCCCCGCGACCTGGCCCGCCTGGGCGAGCTGGTGCTGCGCGACGGCGTGTGGCAGGGCCGCCGGCTCGTCCCGGCCGACTGGCTCCGCACGATGCTCCAGCCGCGCCTCCAGACCGAATGGGGCGCGCGGTACGGCTACCACTGGTACCTCGACTCCGTCGCGGGCCACGAGCTGGCGGCGGCGATGGGCAACGGCGGCCAGCGCCTCTACGTCCTGCCCGACCTGGACCTCACCGTGGCCGTCACCGCCGGCAACTACGACGACCCCGACCAGTGGCGGACCCCGCTCGCGCTGCTGGAGCAGGTCATCCTCGCCGAGGCCGGGTGA
- a CDS encoding bifunctional RNase H/acid phosphatase has product MAVRAVVIEADGGSRGNPGPAGYGAVVRDPETGEVLAERSAGIGTATNNVAEYRGLIAGLEAAAELGAAEVEARMDSKLVVEQMCGRWQIKHPGLRPLAAQAAGLVGRFTAVRFTWIPRERNKHADALANAAMDAAAGRAPTVASPRAAQPPREVAGPDSAARAAAREVAARAATAKATGTDPATTPASWEPRPTEEGTRLILVRHGETDRTVQKQYSGRGDVPLTARGRAQARATAARVAALAPSVAAVVSSPLSRCTATARAVAALVGNPPVRTDDDLVECDFGVWEGRTFAEVRDGWAGELDAWLASTRVAPPEGESFAAVAERTGRAVDRLRSAYPGETVVVVSHVSPIKLVLRDALAAGDAFLHRLYLDTAGVSVLDLYPDGGVAVRSVNDTAHLTDL; this is encoded by the coding sequence GTGGCGGTGCGCGCGGTCGTGATCGAGGCCGACGGCGGTTCCCGGGGCAACCCGGGCCCGGCCGGCTACGGCGCGGTGGTCCGGGACCCGGAGACCGGTGAGGTGCTGGCCGAGCGTTCGGCGGGGATCGGCACGGCGACGAACAACGTGGCGGAGTACCGGGGCCTGATCGCCGGGCTGGAGGCCGCCGCCGAGCTGGGCGCGGCCGAGGTCGAGGCGCGGATGGACTCCAAGCTGGTGGTCGAGCAGATGTGCGGTCGCTGGCAGATCAAGCACCCCGGGCTGCGTCCGCTCGCCGCCCAGGCCGCCGGGCTGGTCGGCCGGTTCACCGCCGTCCGGTTCACCTGGATCCCCCGGGAGCGCAACAAGCACGCCGACGCGCTGGCCAACGCCGCCATGGACGCCGCCGCCGGCCGCGCCCCGACGGTGGCGTCGCCGCGCGCCGCGCAGCCGCCGCGCGAGGTCGCCGGGCCCGACTCGGCGGCCCGGGCCGCCGCCCGCGAGGTGGCCGCCCGCGCCGCCACCGCGAAGGCCACCGGCACCGACCCGGCCACCACGCCGGCCTCCTGGGAACCGCGCCCGACCGAGGAGGGCACCCGGTTGATCCTGGTGCGGCACGGGGAGACCGACCGCACCGTGCAGAAGCAGTACTCCGGCCGGGGCGACGTGCCGCTGACCGCGCGGGGCCGGGCCCAGGCCCGGGCCACCGCCGCCCGGGTGGCCGCGCTGGCGCCGTCCGTCGCGGCCGTGGTCAGCTCACCGCTGTCCCGGTGTACGGCCACCGCCAGGGCGGTCGCCGCGCTGGTCGGCAACCCGCCGGTACGCACCGACGACGACCTGGTCGAGTGCGACTTCGGGGTCTGGGAGGGGCGCACGTTCGCCGAGGTGCGGGACGGCTGGGCGGGCGAGTTGGACGCCTGGCTCGCCTCCACCCGGGTCGCGCCGCCGGAGGGGGAGTCGTTCGCCGCGGTCGCGGAACGCACCGGTCGGGCGGTGGACCGGCTGCGGTCGGCGTACCCGGGGGAGACCGTGGTGGTGGTCTCGCACGTCTCGCCGATCAAGCTGGTGCTGCGCGACGCGCTCGCCGCCGGCGACGCGTTCCTGCACCGGCTCTACCTGGACACCGCGGGCGTCTCGGTGCTCGACCTGTACCCGGACGGCGGCGTCGCGGTCCGCTCGGTCAACGACACCGCCCACCTGACCGACCTCTGA
- the mctP gene encoding monocarboxylate uptake permease MctP produces the protein MWRDHLTEIIVFSVLFLLVSAMGFVAARWRRPQDMAHLDEWGLGGRSFGGWITWFLVGGDLYTAYTFVAVPALIFGAGAAGFFAVPYTIVIYPMVFLVLCRLWSVSHRHGFVTPADFVRNRFGSPILALLVAITGIVATMPYIALQLVGIEAVLKTMGVTGDSAVARHLPIIIAFAILAAYTYQSGLRAPALIAFVKDSLIYVVILVAVVYLPYKLGGWGSIFDAADAKFQATANNPNDGILLNANNQLQYVTLAFGSALALFLYPHSITGVLASRNRDVIKRNMSALPAYSLLLGLIALLGYMAIAANVKPLPGAKEGSVDGNTVVPLLFDQQFPDWFAGVAYAAIGIGALVPAAIMSIAAANLFTRNIYKEYLKRDATPAQEANVSKITSLVVKVGAVACIVFLDPQFSIDLQLIGGVIILQTLPAVALGLYTRWFHRGALIAGWVAGMGLGMWMLYQIGNPATGKKHFAGSAFPLSEFGFDTKKTIYVGIVAVLVNLVVAALGTLVLRAAKVADGPDGTTPDDYFADEGTPRASADRADPAPEPVA, from the coding sequence ATGTGGCGCGACCACCTCACCGAGATCATCGTCTTCTCCGTGCTGTTCCTGCTGGTCAGCGCCATGGGTTTCGTGGCCGCCCGGTGGCGCCGGCCGCAGGACATGGCCCACCTCGACGAGTGGGGGCTGGGCGGGCGCAGCTTCGGCGGCTGGATCACCTGGTTCCTGGTCGGCGGTGACCTCTACACCGCGTACACGTTCGTGGCGGTGCCGGCGCTGATCTTCGGGGCCGGCGCGGCCGGCTTCTTCGCCGTGCCGTACACGATCGTCATCTACCCGATGGTGTTCCTGGTGCTGTGCCGGCTCTGGTCGGTCTCGCACCGGCACGGCTTCGTCACCCCGGCCGACTTCGTCCGCAACCGGTTCGGTTCGCCGATCCTGGCGTTGCTGGTCGCCATCACCGGCATCGTCGCCACCATGCCGTACATCGCGTTGCAGCTCGTGGGCATCGAGGCGGTGCTCAAGACCATGGGCGTCACCGGGGACAGCGCGGTGGCCCGGCACCTGCCGATCATCATCGCGTTCGCGATCCTGGCCGCCTACACCTACCAGTCCGGGCTGCGCGCGCCAGCGCTGATCGCGTTCGTCAAGGACTCGCTGATCTACGTCGTGATCCTGGTGGCGGTGGTCTACCTGCCGTACAAGCTGGGCGGCTGGGGCAGCATCTTCGACGCCGCCGACGCGAAGTTCCAGGCGACGGCCAACAACCCGAACGACGGCATCCTGCTCAACGCCAACAACCAGCTCCAGTACGTGACGCTGGCGTTCGGCTCGGCGCTGGCGCTGTTCCTCTACCCGCACAGCATCACCGGCGTGCTGGCCAGCCGGAACCGGGACGTGATCAAGCGGAACATGTCCGCGCTGCCGGCGTACAGCCTGCTGCTCGGGTTGATCGCGCTGCTCGGTTACATGGCCATCGCGGCGAACGTGAAGCCGCTGCCCGGCGCGAAGGAGGGCAGCGTCGACGGCAACACGGTGGTGCCGCTGCTGTTCGACCAGCAGTTCCCGGACTGGTTCGCCGGCGTCGCGTACGCGGCCATCGGCATCGGCGCGCTGGTGCCGGCGGCGATCATGTCGATCGCGGCGGCGAACCTGTTCACCCGCAACATCTACAAGGAGTACCTGAAGCGGGACGCGACGCCGGCGCAGGAGGCGAACGTCTCGAAGATCACCTCGCTGGTGGTGAAGGTCGGCGCGGTGGCCTGCATCGTCTTCCTCGACCCGCAGTTCTCCATCGACCTCCAGCTCATCGGCGGCGTGATCATCCTCCAGACGCTGCCGGCGGTGGCGCTGGGCCTCTACACCCGCTGGTTCCACCGGGGCGCGCTGATCGCCGGCTGGGTGGCCGGCATGGGCCTGGGCATGTGGATGCTCTACCAGATCGGCAACCCGGCGACCGGGAAGAAGCACTTCGCCGGCTCGGCGTTCCCGCTCTCCGAGTTCGGCTTCGACACCAAGAAGACGATCTACGTGGGAATCGTGGCGGTGCTGGTGAACCTGGTGGTGGCCGCGCTGGGCACGCTGGTGCTGCGGGCCGCGAAGGTGGCCGACGGCCCGGACGGCACCACCCCGGACGACTACTTCGCCGACGAGGGCACGCCCCGCGCCTCCGCCGACCGCGCCGACCCCGCGCCCGAGCCGGTCGCGTGA
- a CDS encoding MarR family winged helix-turn-helix transcriptional regulator: protein MSDDAHAKEVTLGRIETEVALLMRLGEATRRGTGTMEHRLLDRAAYVILRHLDAAGPQNVSALAARLNLDGSTVTRQVSALQRDGLIARTPDPADGRGTVISATPAGLQRMAAVRAARTRLYGEMLAAWSADDRDTLAELLHRLNEALDARNRRR, encoded by the coding sequence ATGAGCGACGACGCCCACGCGAAGGAAGTCACACTCGGCCGCATCGAAACCGAGGTCGCGTTGCTGATGCGGCTGGGCGAGGCCACCCGGCGCGGCACCGGCACCATGGAACACCGGCTGCTCGACCGGGCCGCGTACGTGATCCTGCGGCACCTCGACGCGGCCGGCCCGCAGAACGTCTCGGCGCTCGCCGCCCGGCTGAACCTGGACGGCTCCACGGTCACCCGGCAGGTCTCCGCGCTCCAGCGCGACGGCCTGATCGCGCGTACCCCCGACCCGGCCGACGGGCGCGGCACGGTGATCTCCGCGACGCCGGCCGGGCTCCAGCGGATGGCGGCCGTGCGGGCCGCCCGCACCCGGCTCTACGGCGAGATGCTGGCCGCCTGGTCCGCCGACGACCGGGACACCCTCGCGGAGCTGCTGCACCGCCTCAACGAGGCGCTCGACGCCCGCAACCGTCGCCGCTGA
- a CDS encoding Nif3-like dinuclear metal center hexameric protein: MVAALDRRYPPAWAEEWDRVGLVLGDPDHPVRRVACVVDVVPETVDEALAAGADMIVAHHPLLLRGVSSVAATTFKGRIVHRLIKADVALYVAHTNADVADPGVSDALAARFGLTGLRPLHRPRPGSPADGPGRGIGRVGELPTPITLAGLARLAADVLPVTTWGVRAAGDPGRMVRTLAVSGGSGDGFLAEATAAGVDAFLTADLRHHPAGEHLAAGGPALLDAAHWATERPWLDDLAAHLADDLGVETVVSDLDTDPWTVHAAAPRPDDKEPRP; this comes from the coding sequence GTGGTGGCCGCCCTGGACCGCCGCTACCCGCCCGCCTGGGCGGAGGAGTGGGACCGGGTCGGCCTGGTGCTGGGCGACCCCGACCACCCGGTCCGCCGGGTCGCCTGCGTGGTGGACGTGGTCCCGGAGACGGTCGACGAGGCGCTCGCCGCCGGCGCCGACATGATCGTCGCGCACCATCCGCTGCTGCTGCGCGGCGTCTCCTCGGTGGCCGCCACCACGTTCAAGGGCCGGATCGTGCACCGGCTGATCAAGGCCGACGTCGCCCTGTACGTGGCGCACACCAACGCCGACGTGGCCGACCCCGGCGTGTCCGACGCGCTCGCCGCCCGGTTCGGGCTGACCGGGCTGCGTCCGCTGCACCGGCCCCGCCCCGGCTCACCGGCCGACGGGCCGGGCCGGGGCATCGGTCGGGTCGGCGAACTGCCCACGCCGATCACCCTGGCCGGGCTGGCCCGGTTGGCCGCCGACGTGCTCCCGGTCACCACCTGGGGCGTTCGCGCCGCCGGGGATCCCGGGCGTATGGTTCGTACCCTCGCCGTCAGCGGCGGCTCGGGGGACGGCTTCCTGGCCGAGGCGACGGCGGCCGGGGTGGACGCGTTCCTCACCGCGGACCTGCGCCACCATCCGGCCGGCGAGCACCTCGCCGCCGGCGGCCCGGCCCTGCTGGACGCCGCCCACTGGGCGACCGAACGGCCCTGGCTGGACGACCTGGCCGCCCACCTGGCCGACGACCTGGGCGTCGAGACCGTGGTGTCCGACCTGGACACCGACCCCTGGACCGTGCACGCCGCCGCGCCCCGACCGGACGACAAGGAGCCCCGACCGTGA
- a CDS encoding MFS transporter produces MDRRSEPHRSAIYATTLVAFLAIAGIAVVDPILPAIGEAIGVTAWQVELLFTAYIAVMAVGMIPATLASGRFGFKPVLITGVSVVGLAAIGASFSNDIVQLSVLRGVWGLGNAMFFATAMVVLVNLANDREWVVGLFETALGLGFAVGPLIGGLLGEVSWRLPFFVCGIFMVLALGVAARKLREPTTRQSPVRVGQIFATYRKPAFITLCVVTAAYNFVFFVVLGYTPLFLRLDVIPLGLAFTGWGLGLAAGILLLGHRLAHRIGAVQTVGVALLGLLVCMVLFATSTGTAMSLVVLVVAGLFMGLANANLTDLALGLGSADRRIATGAFNLVRWGAAAPAPIISGKLAEHGLALPFWVGFGVLAVGVLVYLAFGHLMAAGYGERMVWNRAARAAEHAPEEPVGEAY; encoded by the coding sequence GTGGATCGGCGATCCGAACCCCACCGCAGTGCCATCTACGCCACCACGCTCGTGGCGTTCCTCGCCATCGCCGGCATCGCGGTGGTGGACCCCATCCTGCCCGCCATCGGCGAGGCCATCGGCGTCACCGCCTGGCAGGTCGAACTGCTCTTCACCGCGTACATCGCGGTGATGGCCGTCGGCATGATCCCGGCGACGCTGGCCAGCGGACGGTTCGGCTTCAAACCGGTGCTGATCACCGGCGTCTCGGTGGTCGGCCTGGCCGCCATCGGAGCCTCGTTCAGCAACGACATCGTCCAGCTCTCCGTGCTGCGCGGCGTCTGGGGGCTGGGCAACGCGATGTTCTTCGCCACCGCCATGGTGGTGCTGGTCAACCTCGCCAACGACCGGGAATGGGTGGTCGGCCTCTTCGAGACCGCGCTCGGCCTCGGCTTCGCCGTCGGCCCGCTGATCGGCGGCCTGCTCGGCGAGGTGAGCTGGCGGCTGCCGTTCTTCGTCTGCGGCATCTTCATGGTGCTCGCGCTCGGCGTCGCCGCCCGCAAGCTCCGCGAACCCACCACCAGGCAATCACCGGTACGCGTCGGCCAGATCTTCGCCACCTACCGCAAACCGGCGTTCATCACGCTCTGCGTGGTCACCGCCGCGTACAACTTCGTGTTCTTCGTGGTGCTCGGCTACACGCCGCTGTTCCTGCGCCTCGACGTCATCCCGCTCGGCCTGGCGTTCACCGGCTGGGGCCTCGGCCTGGCCGCCGGCATCCTGCTGCTCGGGCACCGGCTCGCCCACCGCATCGGCGCGGTGCAGACCGTCGGCGTGGCACTCCTCGGCCTGCTGGTCTGCATGGTCCTGTTCGCCACCTCCACCGGCACCGCCATGTCGCTCGTCGTGCTGGTCGTCGCCGGCCTGTTCATGGGCCTGGCCAACGCCAACCTGACCGACCTGGCGCTCGGGCTCGGCTCCGCCGACCGGCGCATCGCCACCGGCGCGTTCAACCTGGTCCGCTGGGGCGCCGCCGCGCCCGCCCCGATCATCTCCGGCAAGCTCGCCGAACACGGCCTGGCGCTGCCGTTCTGGGTCGGCTTCGGGGTGCTCGCCGTCGGCGTGCTGGTCTACCTCGCGTTCGGTCACCTGATGGCCGCCGGCTACGGCGAGCGGATGGTGTGGAACCGGGCCGCCCGCGCCGCCGAGCACGCCCCGGAGGAACCGGTCGGGGAGGCGTACTGA
- a CDS encoding DUF3311 domain-containing protein, with amino-acid sequence MATPEPEALDTARSRAKDKSPWNWLLFIPIVVPLIPAFFNADSPRLFGFPRFYWLQLAWILLGVGTTTLVYQMTKKKRGDR; translated from the coding sequence ATGGCCACACCGGAACCGGAGGCGCTGGACACGGCGCGTTCCCGGGCGAAGGACAAGAGCCCCTGGAACTGGCTGCTCTTCATCCCGATCGTGGTGCCGCTGATCCCGGCCTTCTTCAACGCCGACTCGCCCCGGCTGTTCGGGTTCCCGCGCTTCTACTGGCTGCAACTGGCCTGGATCCTGCTGGGCGTCGGCACCACCACGCTGGTCTACCAGATGACGAAGAAGAAGCGGGGTGACCGCTGA
- a CDS encoding sulfite exporter TauE/SafE family protein — translation MDFSDVALLLVAGLAAGTVNAVAGGGSLITFPALIATGLPPVAANVSNSVAVFPGYAASVAGSRADLPRGRALWSLLPTAAVGTVLGCVLLLATPARAFEVVVPFLVLGATAILAFQDPLRRLVGHPSRLSPRRRTVTVQTMVLVGTVYGGYFGAALGVMLVAGLALVLDATLARVTAVKNLLSAVVGLTTLVVFALFGPVQWVAVAVVAPATVVGGYVGARLARRLPAVVLKTVIVVFGTTIGLYLLWRALT, via the coding sequence ATGGACTTCTCCGACGTCGCGCTGCTGCTGGTCGCCGGGCTGGCCGCGGGCACGGTGAACGCGGTCGCCGGTGGCGGTTCCCTGATCACCTTCCCGGCGCTGATCGCGACCGGCCTGCCGCCGGTGGCCGCAAACGTGTCGAACTCGGTGGCGGTCTTCCCGGGATACGCGGCGAGCGTGGCGGGCAGTCGGGCGGATCTGCCGCGCGGTCGGGCGTTGTGGTCGCTGCTGCCCACCGCGGCGGTCGGCACGGTGTTGGGCTGCGTGCTGTTGCTGGCCACGCCGGCGCGCGCGTTCGAGGTGGTGGTGCCGTTCCTGGTGCTCGGCGCGACCGCGATCCTCGCGTTCCAGGATCCGCTGCGCCGGCTGGTGGGCCATCCGTCGCGGTTGAGCCCGCGCCGCCGTACCGTCACCGTGCAGACCATGGTTCTGGTCGGCACGGTGTACGGCGGCTATTTCGGCGCGGCGCTCGGGGTGATGCTGGTGGCCGGGCTGGCGCTGGTGCTGGATGCCACGCTGGCCCGGGTGACGGCGGTGAAGAACCTGCTCTCGGCCGTGGTGGGGCTGACCACGCTGGTGGTCTTCGCGTTGTTCGGTCCGGTGCAGTGGGTGGCCGTCGCGGTGGTCGCGCCGGCCACCGTCGTCGGGGGGTACGTGGGCGCCCGGCTGGCCCGCCGGCTCCCGGCGGTGGTGTTGAAGACGGTCATCGTGGTGTTCGGCACGACGATCGGCCTCTACCTGCTGTGGCGGGCGCTGACCTGA
- a CDS encoding HAD family hydrolase, with protein sequence MTATDLAKVIDRARVILLDFDGPVCSIFAQRPAPTVAHELRRLLVDQGVTLPPEILAERDPLAVLRFTGTLGRPAVVRLIDQAMTREEVTAARTATPTPYGREVIVAAQQTGRRVAVVSNNSAGSVHAYLSARRLSGYVHPVIGRPEAAPERMKPDPFPVREAVRELGASPAECVLVGDSETDIEAAHAAGVAAIGYANKPGKRERFAAAEAVIDSMAELVSAFAVDEL encoded by the coding sequence GTGACCGCCACCGACCTGGCCAAGGTGATCGACCGTGCCCGAGTGATCCTGCTCGACTTCGACGGCCCCGTGTGCAGCATCTTCGCCCAGCGTCCCGCGCCGACCGTCGCCCACGAACTTCGCCGGCTGCTCGTCGACCAGGGCGTGACCCTGCCGCCCGAGATCCTGGCCGAGCGCGACCCGCTCGCCGTGCTCCGCTTCACCGGAACGCTTGGGCGCCCGGCCGTCGTCCGCCTGATCGACCAGGCGATGACCCGCGAGGAGGTCACCGCGGCCCGCACCGCCACGCCCACGCCGTACGGCCGAGAGGTCATCGTCGCCGCCCAGCAGACCGGCCGTCGGGTCGCCGTCGTCTCGAACAACTCAGCCGGGTCCGTCCACGCCTACCTGAGCGCCCGCCGGCTGAGCGGCTACGTACACCCGGTCATCGGCCGACCGGAGGCGGCACCGGAGCGGATGAAGCCGGACCCGTTCCCGGTGCGGGAAGCCGTCCGCGAGTTGGGCGCCAGTCCGGCAGAATGCGTCCTCGTCGGTGACTCGGAGACCGACATCGAGGCCGCCCACGCTGCCGGGGTGGCCGCCATCGGGTACGCCAACAAGCCCGGCAAGCGCGAGCGGTTCGCCGCCGCAGAGGCCGTCATCGACAGCATGGCCGAGCTGGTGTCGGCGTTCGCCGTCGACGAGCTGTAG
- a CDS encoding zinc ribbon domain-containing protein encodes MKADPKVQRRLLDLQAIDTTLAQLAHRRRSLPERAELEALARELSALEDERVRAQVAVDDLDRDIARLEKDVDQVRARKSKDEARLASGNGPARELEALQHELVSLNRRQSDLEDAELEVMEQRETAQGVLDGVERRIAEARERRAATEQRRDDTLAEIAKEEEFKRTSRQPLAGDLPADLVTLYDKIREDTGMGAALLTGGRCGGCRLELSGADLARIRKADPDDVVRCEECRRIMVRTNESGL; translated from the coding sequence GTGAAGGCTGACCCGAAGGTGCAGCGTCGCCTGCTCGACCTCCAGGCGATCGACACCACGCTCGCCCAGTTGGCGCACCGCCGCCGCAGCCTGCCGGAACGGGCCGAGCTGGAGGCGCTCGCCCGCGAGCTGTCGGCGCTGGAGGACGAGCGGGTCCGCGCCCAGGTGGCCGTCGACGACCTGGACCGGGACATCGCCCGGCTGGAGAAGGACGTCGACCAGGTGCGGGCGCGTAAGAGCAAGGACGAGGCCCGGCTGGCCTCGGGCAACGGCCCGGCCCGGGAGCTGGAGGCGCTCCAGCACGAGCTGGTCTCGCTGAACCGCCGGCAGAGCGACCTGGAGGACGCCGAGCTGGAGGTGATGGAGCAGCGGGAGACCGCGCAGGGCGTGCTGGACGGCGTCGAGCGGCGGATCGCCGAGGCGCGGGAGCGCCGGGCCGCGACCGAGCAGCGCCGTGACGACACGCTCGCCGAGATCGCCAAGGAGGAGGAGTTCAAGCGCACCTCCCGCCAGCCGCTCGCCGGTGACCTGCCGGCGGACCTGGTCACGCTCTACGACAAGATCCGCGAGGACACCGGCATGGGCGCCGCGCTGCTCACCGGCGGTCGCTGCGGGGGCTGCCGGTTGGAGCTCTCCGGCGCCGACCTGGCCCGCATCCGCAAGGCCGACCCGGACGACGTGGTCCGGTGCGAGGAGTGCCGCCGGATCATGGTCCGGACCAACGAGTCGGGGCTGTAG